A portion of the Esox lucius isolate fEsoLuc1 chromosome 20, fEsoLuc1.pri, whole genome shotgun sequence genome contains these proteins:
- the isg20l2 gene encoding interferon-stimulated 20 kDa exonuclease-like 2 — MSDIMLNLDTSGSTGTCKDSLGNNKHKVFIKRRRYLEKKGYLNKKQNQQNHRKRNTHHGPSPWHDGASHSAQNSTTHKISARSQNSHSKSSNGVLSSEHATASHPKLVSSASSSSSLTITVKSSCSPGQNTATSPQGEQSPPSKTVAFSAPILGSSDPLCNPLKYLAMDCEMVGTGPKGRNSELARCSIVSYNGDVVYDRYIKPTNPVTDYRTRWSGISWHQLVKAMPFQHARKEILKILAGKVVIGHAVHNDFKSLSYSHPAVLTRDTSRIPLLNQKAGFLENEVASLKRLTKALFNRNIQTGKKGHSSVEDAKATMELYKVVEVDWERTLASKQQSQ, encoded by the exons ATGTCAGACATAATGTTAAACCTTGACACTTCTGGCAGCACTGGAACCTGTAAGGACTCATTAggaaacaacaaacacaaggTGTTCATCAAAAGGCGACGCTACTTGGAGAAAAAGGGTTACCTCAACAAGAAGCAGAACCAGCAAAATCACAGAAAGAGAAATACCCACCACGGGCCATCTCCATGGCATGATGGGGCCAGTCACTCAGCTCAAAACAGCACCACACACAAAATCTCTGCTCGGTCGCAAAACTCACACAGCAAAAGCTCAAATGGCGTACTTAGTTCAGAGCATGCTACAGCCTCTCATCCCAAGTTGGTATCTTCTGCAAGCAGCTCCTCATCCTTGACCATCACTGTGAAGAGTTCTTGCAGTCCTGGGCAAAATACTGCAACCTCCCCTCAGGGGGAACAATCCCCACCCTCCAAGACTGTTGCCTTTTCTGCCCCAATACTGGGTAGTTCAGACCCTCTTTGTAACCCACTGAAGTACCTTGCCATGGACTGTGAGATGGTCGGGACCGGCCCTAAGGGTCGCAACAGTGAGCTTGCGCGTTGTAGTATTGTCTCCTATAATGGAGACGTTGTGTATGACCGGTACATCAAACCCACCAACCCTGTCACTGACTACCGGACCCGTTGGAGTGGCATCTCCTGGCATCAGCTGGTCAAGGCCATGCCATTTCAACACGCCAGGAAAGAG ATACTGAAGATCCTGGCAGGGAAGGTTGTGATTGGGCATGCTGTCCACAATGATTTTAAGTCCCTAAGTTACAGTCACCCTGCTGTATTGACTCGGGACACCTCCCGCATCCCCCTTCTCAACCAAAAGGCCGGCTTCCTAGAGAACGAAGTTGCTTCTCTGAAGAGACTCACCAAGGCCCTGTTCAACCGCAACATCCAG ACTGGGAAGAAAGGGCACTCATCTGTGGAGGATGCAAAAGCCACCATGGAACTATACAAAGTTGTGGAGGTGGATTGGGAGAGGACCTTGGCATCCAAACAACAAAGCCAGTGA